A genomic stretch from Melopsittacus undulatus isolate bMelUnd1 chromosome W, bMelUnd1.mat.Z, whole genome shotgun sequence includes:
- the LOC117438013 gene encoding borealin-2-like isoform X2 produces the protein MPRRKFAGKRCRLGLGGGSCYGVLSQETKNQRITLFFRDFDQQAKENIQEMKKELDSLLQTAEKAFTVELLKMPIAIRKVKRKDLLSLREGEEVALAAAVTDCSLEDIANPKLVRTNSKKVKVTTIVEYEDAKHISAKKISKKISKTKLLASLSPGLNGKLNPLSRFGSWTLPSSTDKGLKEHSFHYSAAAEDARRRLSQKTER, from the exons ATGCCACGGAGGAAGTTCGCTGGCAAGCGGTGCAGACTTGGCTTGGGTGGGGGCTCGTGCTATGGGGTTCTCTCCCAGGAGACAAAGAATCAGCGTATCACGCTGTTTTTCCGCGACTTCGACCAGCAGG ccaaGGAAAATATCCAGGAAATGAAGAAGGAACTCGATTCGCTTTTGCAAACAGCTGAGAAAGCGTTTACAGTAGAGCTGCTGAAGATGCCGATTGCCATCAGGAAAGTGAAGAGAAAAGATTTGCTTA GTTTGCGAGAAGGTGAGGAAgtggctcttgctgctgcagtg aCTGACTGTTCTCTGGAAGACATAGCAAATCCAAAACTGGTGAGGACCAACAGCAAAAAAG TTAAGGTAACTACAATTGTTGAATATGAAGATGCCAAGCatatttctgcaaagaaaatatctaaaaaG ATCTCCAAAACAAAGTTGTTGGCTTCACTGTCACCTGGTTTAAATGGCAAACTAAACCCTCTTTCTAG ATTTGGAAGCTGGACGCTGCCTTCTAGCACTGATAAAGGACTGAAGGAACATAGCTTCCACTATTCAGCAGCTGCGGAGGACGCTCGCAGACGCCTCTCACAAAAAACAGAG CGATAA
- the LOC117438013 gene encoding borealin-2-like isoform X1 — MPRRKFAGKRCRLGLGGGSCYGVLSQETKNQRITLFFRDFDQQAKENIQEMKKELDSLLQTAEKAFTVELLKMPIAIRKVKRKDLLSLREGEEVALAAAVTDCSLEDIANPKLVRTNSKKVKVTTIVEYEDAKHISAKKISKKISKTKLLASLSPGLNGKLNPLSRFGSWTLPSSTDKGLKEHSFHYSAAAEDARRRLSQKTEVAFTAGSTSYTDLGY; from the exons ATGCCACGGAGGAAGTTCGCTGGCAAGCGGTGCAGACTTGGCTTGGGTGGGGGCTCGTGCTATGGGGTTCTCTCCCAGGAGACAAAGAATCAGCGTATCACGCTGTTTTTCCGCGACTTCGACCAGCAGG ccaaGGAAAATATCCAGGAAATGAAGAAGGAACTCGATTCGCTTTTGCAAACAGCTGAGAAAGCGTTTACAGTAGAGCTGCTGAAGATGCCGATTGCCATCAGGAAAGTGAAGAGAAAAGATTTGCTTA GTTTGCGAGAAGGTGAGGAAgtggctcttgctgctgcagtg aCTGACTGTTCTCTGGAAGACATAGCAAATCCAAAACTGGTGAGGACCAACAGCAAAAAAG TTAAGGTAACTACAATTGTTGAATATGAAGATGCCAAGCatatttctgcaaagaaaatatctaaaaaG ATCTCCAAAACAAAGTTGTTGGCTTCACTGTCACCTGGTTTAAATGGCAAACTAAACCCTCTTTCTAG ATTTGGAAGCTGGACGCTGCCTTCTAGCACTGATAAAGGACTGAAGGAACATAGCTTCCACTATTCAGCAGCTGCGGAGGACGCTCGCAGACGCCTCTCACAAAAAACAGAG GTTGCCTTTACAGCTGGTTCAACTTCCTATACTGATCTTGGTTACTAA
- the LOC117438012 gene encoding borealin-2-like isoform X1: MPRRKFAGKRCRLGLGGGSCYGVLSQETKNQRITLFFRDFDQQAKENIQEMKKELDSLLQTAEKAFTVELLKMPIAIRKVKRKDLLSLREGEEVALAAAVTDCSLEDIANPKLVRTNSKKVKVTTIVEYEDAKHISAKKISKKISKTKLLASLSPGLNGKLNPLSRFGSWTLPSSTDKGLKEHSFHYSAAAEDARRRLSQKTEASTLFPPGKTDVWVQA, encoded by the exons ATGCCACGGAGGAAGTTCGCTGGCAAGCGGTGCAGACTTGGCTTGGGTGGGGGCTCGTGCTATGGGGTTCTCTCCCAGGAGACAAAGAATCAGCGTATCACGCTGTTTTTCCGCGACTTCGACCAGCAGG ccaaGGAAAATATCCAGGAAATGAAGAAGGAACTCGATTCGCTTTTGCAAACAGCTGAGAAAGCGTTTACAGTAGAGCTGCTGAAGATGCCGATTGCCATCAGGAAAGTGAAGAGAAAAGATTTGCTTA GTTTGCGAGAAGGTGAGGAAgtggctcttgctgctgcagtg aCTGACTGTTCTCTGGAAGACATAGCAAATCCAAAACTGGTGAGGACCAACAGCAAAAAAG TTAAGGTAACTACAATTGTTGAATATGAAGATGCCAAGCatatttctgcaaagaaaatatctaaaaaG ATCTCCAAAACAAAGTTGTTGGCTTCACTGTCACCTGGTTTAAATGGCAAACTAAACCCTCTTTCTAG ATTTGGAAGCTGGACGCTGCCTTCTAGCACTGATAAAGGACTGAAGGAACATAGCTTCCACTATTCAGCAGCTGCGGAGGACGCTCGCAGACGCCTCTCACAAAAAACAGAGGCAAGTACCCTCTTCCCTCCTGGAAAAACGGACGTGTGGGTTCAGGCTTAG